DNA sequence from the Arthrobacter jinronghuae genome:
CGAGGACGTAAGTCCGCTGGAGCTGGAAGACGGCGCGTGCCTGAAGGATTGGGACGACGTCAATTCCAGTGCCACCGTAGTCACCTGCGAAACGCCGCACAACGCCCAGTTGGTCGCCACCGACAGTTTCACCGAGGACGCTGCCTTCCCCGGCACAGGCGCCTTGGAAGAGCGGGTCAACGATGTCTGCGAGGCTGTGCAGTATGCCGACGCCGCCGCGGAGTTCCCGGGCTTGAAGCTGGCCAAGTCCATCCCCACGGAGCAGACCTGGGCCTCTGGTGACCGCCGCGTGGACTGCATCGTTTTCGCCCCTGAGGGCCAGGAACTCACCGAGTCCCTCGTGCAGGAGTAAGCGGGTGCATGAGTAAGCGCTGGTAACAGCAGAAAGGCGCGCGGCGGGCATCAGCCGCCGCGCGCCTTTTGCTGTGGTCTAGGCGACCGCAGCCACCGTAAGCCCGGGCTCGGCCACCAGCCCGTCGCCGTCCAGCCCGTCTGACGGCCTGTCCACCCGCACTGTGTCGCCGTCGCTGATCTTTCCGGCCAGGATCCCGCGGGCCAGCTGATCGCCGATCTCCCGCTGCACCAGGCGGCGGAGCGGCCGTGCACCGTAGGCCGGATCGTAGCCGGTCAGGCCCAGCCATTCCCGCGCTGCATCGGTCACGTCCAGCACCAGACGGCGCTCATGCAGCCGGTTGGCCAGGGCACGCACCTGGATGTCCACGATCCGGGTCAGGTCCTCCAGGCTCAGCGGATCGAACAGGATCACGTCGTCGAGTCGGTTGAGGAACTCCGGCTTGAAGTTCGCGTTGACCATGGACATCACCGATTCGCGCTTCTGCTCCTCGGTCAGGCCCGGATCGACCAGGAACTGGGACCCGAGGTTGGACGTCAGGATCAGGATGACATTTCGGAAGTCCACCGTCCGGCCCTGGCCGTCCGTCAGCCGGCCGTCGTCGAGCACCTGCAGCAGAATGTCGAAGACATCCGGATGTGCCTTCTCCACTTCGTCCAGCAGGATCACCGAGTAGGGGCGGCGGCGTACCGCTTCAGTGAGCTGGCCGCCCTCTTCATAGCCCACGTATCCGGGAGGTGCCCCCACCAGTCGGGACACCGCATGCTTCTCCGAGTACTCACTCATATCGATGCGGACCATGGCCCGCTCATCGTCGAAGAGGAAGTCCGCGAGAGCCTTCGCCAGTTCGGTCTTGCCGACGCCGGTGGGGCCAAGGAACAGGAAGGATCCGGTGGGCCGGTCCGGGTCGCTGACGCCGGCCCGTGAGCGGCGCACGGCATCGGAGACCGCGGCCACGGCCTTGCTCTGCCCGATCAGGCGCGAGCCGATGGCTGCTTCCATGTCCAGCAGTTTCTGGGATTCACCCTGCAGCATGCGTCCGGACGGGATGCCGGTCCAGGCGGAGACCACTTCCGCAATGTCGTCCGCAGTGACTTCCTCGGAGACCATCAGTTCCCGGGTTTCTTCGCCGAAGCTGTTCTCCTCCGCCTGCTGAGCTGCCTCCAGTTCCTTCTGCAGGGCGGGTATTTCGCCGTACAGGATGCGGGAGGCTTCCGTGAGGTCGCCGTCGCGCTGGAATTTTTCTGCCTCGCTGCGCAGCTCGTCGATCTTCGCCTTGAGGTCGCCGACCCGGTTAAGGCCCGCCTTCTCGGCCTCCCACCGGGCGTTGAGCGCCGACAGCTGTTCCTTCTTATTGGCCATGTCCTCGCGCAGAACGGCCAGCCGCTCCATCGAGGCCTCGTCCGTTTCATTCGCCAGTGCGAGTTCTTCCATGGTGAGCCGGTCCACTGCACGCCGGAGCTCGTCGATTTCCTCGGGGGCGGAATCGATCTCCATCCGCAGCCGGGATGCGGCCTCATCCACCAGGTCAATGGCCTTGTCCGGAAGCTGGCGTCCGGTGATGTACCGGTTGGACAGCGTTGCAGCGGCAACAAGAGCCGAGTCGGCGATGGCGACCTTGTGATGGGCCTCGTAGCGCTCCTTCAGGCCGCGCAGGATGCCGATGGTGTCCGGGACGCTGGGTTCACCGACGTACACCTGCTGGAAGCGGCGCTCCAATGCCGCGTCCTTTTCGATGTTTTCGCGGTATTCGTCCAGGGTGGTGGCGCCGATCAGCCGCAGTTCCCCGCGCGCCAGCATCGGCTTGAGCATATTGCCGGCGTCCATGGATCCCTCGGCTGCGCCCGCACCTACGACGGTGTGCAGCTCATCGATGAAGGTGACGATCTGCCCTTCGGCGCTGGAGATTTCCTCCAGCACTGCCTTGAACCGCTCCTCGAACTCACCGCGGTATTTAGCCCCGGCGACCATGGACCCGAGGTCCAGGGACAGCAGGGTCTTGCCGTTCAGACTTTCCGGCACATCCCCCGCGACAATGCGCTGGGCAAGTCCCTCGACGACGGCGGTCTTGCCGACGCCGGGCTCGCCGATAAGCACGGGGTTGTTCTTGGTGCGGCGGCTGAGCACCTGGATGACGCGCCGGATCTCGGCGTCCCGGCCGATCACGGGGTCCAGTTTGCCCGAGCGGGCCATTTCAGTCAGGTCGGTACTGAATTTTTCCAGAGCCTGAAAGGTGTTCTCCGGATCAGCATTGGTCACTTTGCGGTCTCCTCGTACGGATGGAAGGACGGCGCTGAGCGCGTCGTGCCCGGCGTTGTTATCCCGAAGCGCTTTTCCTGCAGGGCCGTTATCGAGAGACAACCCAAGCAGGAGGTGTTCGGTGGAGACAAAGGCATCCCCCAGCTTCTCGGCTTCCTGCTGCGCTGCGTTGATGACTTGGAGCAAGGGCCTGGAAAACTGGGGCTGCGCCACCGAGCTGCCGGAGGAGGACGGCAACTGGTGGATGGCAGTGCTGGCAGCGGCACTGACGGTATCCACGTTGATTCCGGCAGCCTTCAGGAGAGCGACGGCGACCCCTTGCCGCTGATCCATCAGCGCTTTCAGCAGATGCGCCGGTTCAATCTGTGGATTTCCGGCAGTGTTCGCGTTCATGGCCGCAGCCGAAAGTGCTTCTTGGCTCTTGTTCGTGAATTTCGTGTCCACGGTGGCTCCTCAAAACCTCAGCGAAGAATGCTTCCGCAATGCTAAACAAAGTTGAGTCTAATCGGCTCAACTTTGGAAGTAAAGCCGTGCGCACCTCCGCCGTGTGCGCGAAGCCTAGGGAATATGCTCCTGATCGAAGTCATGGGCGGTTCGCAGCCACCGTTCATTGCGGGCTTCGAAGAGCTGGGCGAGCGGGCCCTCGGCCTCGATTTCAAACCGGATTCCCTGGGGCTCGTCAGGAATGGTTCCGGCCAGATATTCCTCCAGGACATCGAGGAAATATTCCCACCCCGCACCACCGGTCCAGAGGCCTGCGCCGGGGGCAGCCGTTACCGCGAATCCCTTGCGTACGGAGGCGTACCGCAGCTCGAAGCGGGTGAACCCGTCCTCTCCGGTCAGGTGGAACTCCACTTCCGCCACGGAGGACCCCTCCCGCGCCCAGGACACGGTGAGAAGGCGGGGTCCGTCGCAACGCAGGATCGTCCCGTGGGATCCGTCCGGCAGTGTGTAGGTGCCGCCGCGGCGCAGGTCCCCTTCCGGATCCGCCACCCATTGGCGCAGCTGTTCCGGATCAGCGAGGGCCGACCACACCTCTCCGATGGGATGCGGAATGTCACGCTCCATGACGATCATCAGTGCGTGGCCAGCCTGGATCTGCCGCCGCCCGTAGGACCGCACCGTCTTCTCGAGAATTATGTCCAGATCGGACATTGCCCACTCCTGCCGTAGAACAACCGGCAACCGATCCGGTCCTCCAGCGGCCATTACGGCCACCCGGCTGTCCGCAGGATGCCGGTGGAAGCGAGTTGTATTCAGGGTTACAGTTCTGAGTTACCTTCAGCGGCCGTTTCCCGGCCGTTTTTCAAACCGTAGCAGGGAAACAATGCCCTGCACAGGGTCGGCCGACCGGCGCGGACCAGGGCAACCCGGCGAAAGGTTTCCGGTGCTTGCTCCCCCTGTCCGGGGCACTCGCCGGGTAGCCTGTGCGGATGGGGAAAAACCGTACTTCCGTTTCTGTCCTTGCCGTTGCCGCACTGGCACTGACGCTGGTGTCCTGCTCAGGGGACAAGCCGTCGCCTGACGACGCCGCTGCCGACCTCGCCCAGGGCCTGAGCCAAATGGACGTTTCAGCATCTGCCTTTACGGCGGGCACCCCTGCGGAAGTGAATGCGGAGCTGGAGCAGTTGCTCGCCGACATGGGCCCGCTCCGCCCGGAGGTCACGGTGGCCGGCGTTAACGAAGACGAGGACGATGACTCCGCCGCCACCGCACGGCTGGCCTATGCCTGGGACGTCAACAGCGATTCGCGGCCGGACTGGTCCTATGAGAGCTCCGCCCAGCTCCGCCGCGGAGAGGACGACCAGTGGCTTGTCGAGTGGGCACCCTCCGTAGTGTTCGATTCCCTGGCCGACGGCGACCGGCTGGTCCGTTCCACCACCCCCGGCGACCGTGCCGACATCCTGGACCGCAACGGGGAACCGCTGATGAATGCGCGGCCGGTGCTTCGTATCGGCATCAACAAACCCGACCTCTCCGAGGAGCAGTATGCCTCCTCGTCGGCTGCCCTTGCTGAACTGGTGGGGCTGGATCCCGCCGACTACACCGCAAAGGTGCAGGCCTCAGGCCCCGAAGCCTTTGTCGAGGCGATTGTGCAACGTGAGGAGGCCGAGGGGCCCGCAACCCCAGCGGCTGTCGAAGCCATCCCCGGTGCCCTTTCCCTTCCCGCCCAGCGGATCCTGGCACCCACCCGCGGCTTCGCCCGTGCCCTGCTGGGCACCGTGGGCGAGGCGACTGCGGAATTGGTCGAGGAGTCTGAGGGCAGGGTGTCCGCCGGGGACCAGACGGGGCTCTCCGGCCTGCAGAGGCAGTACAACTCGCAGCTGCAGGGCAGCCCCGGCGTCACGGTTACCGTCGACAACGAGGCCGGAACCAAGGAAACCGTCCATAGCTCCGATCCGCAAACGGGCACGGACCTGCAGACCACCCTGAACCCGAAGCTGCAGCAGTTGGCCGAGGAAGTCCTGGAACAAGAACCGTCGGCGTCGGCCATCGTGGCTATCCAGCCCTCCACCGGCGAGATCCTGACCGTGGCCAACGGCCCCGGCAGCGAGGGCCAGCAAACCGCCCTCCTGGGCCAGTACCCGCCGGGATCCACGTTCAAGACAGCCACCGCGTTGGCGATGCTGCGCAACGGCACCACACCGGCCAGCACCGTGGAGTGCCCGTCGGAACTCAACGTCGACGGCCGCAAGTTCAACAACGTCCCCGGCTACCCGGCCGAGGCCACCGGCAGTATCCCGCTGCGCACGGCATTCGCGAACTCCTGCAACACTGCCTTCCTCAATGCCCAGGGCACCGTTTCCCAGCAGAGCCTCTCCGCTGCCGCCGGAGACCTGGGCATCGGTGTGGACGCGTCCATCGGCACCGACGCGTTCCTGGGGTCCGTGCCCGCGGAGGCTGAAGGCACCGAACACGCCGCCTCGCTGATCGGACAAGGGCAGGTCCTCGTGTCCCCGCTGGCCATGGCGGTTGCCGGTGCCTCCATCGGCAAAGGCGAACGGGTCTCCCCCACGCTGATCCGGGAATCCACCCCGCCGGCCCCGGCAGGCGGCTCCGCTTCGGCTGCTCCCACTGCCTCCACCTCGGAATCGACAGCTCCCGTTCCGGGCAACCTCACGGCAGAGGAGGCAGCATCACTGCGGGAGATGATGCGCGCCGTCGTCGCCGAGGGCGGAGTGCAGATGCTGCTCGGCGTGCCCGGCGAACCCGTGCTCGCCAAGACCGGAACCGCTGAGTTCGGCAGCCAGACGCCGCCGGAGACCCATGCATGGGTGCTGGCCATCCAGGGCGACCTGGCCGTTGCCGTGTTCGTGGAGCAGGGCGAGCGGGGCTCCACCTCCGGAGGACCGCTCATGAAGGCCTTCCTTGAGGGCGCCCAGGGCTAAGCAGCAGGCCGCCGGAGCCCCGTCAGCCAATCAGGCTACGGACCGGATCAGGAAGGCCACTGCTGCTGGGGTGCAACCCGGCCCTGATAACCGGGCTGCCGGTACGCGTTCCCGGCGTACGGCGTGATCTGCCAGGTGTCCGTGGGCACGATGACCTTGCCCAGCGGCATGAGCGAAATCGGCAGCATCTTCAGGTTGGCGATGCCCAGCGGGATTCCGACGATGCTCACGAACATCGGGATGGCCGTGAGGACGTGTCCAATGGCGATCCAGATGCCGGCCAGCAGCAGCCAGATGATGTTTCCCAGCAGGCTGAGGGGACCGGTGAACCCGCCCCGGTCCACAACCGTCCGGCCGAACGGCCAGAGCGCATAGTTGGCGATGCGGAAGGATGCGATGCCGAACGGGATGGTGACAATCAGCAGGCAGCAGACCACGCCCGCCAGCGCATAACCGAGCGCGAGCCAGATACCGCCGAACAGCAGCCAGATGACGTTCAGGATCGCTTTCATGGCTCCATTGTTCTCCACACGGCACAGATAAGCCACGGCTTCTCTGCCTGCATACCCGCCCGCCTGCACCTGCCCTAGACTGACGCCATGCCGATCAGCGATGAGAACCCCGCAGACCACCTGACTTCCAGCCAGTGCTGGACATACGTCCGGCAGGCCAAGTTCGGCCGGCTCGCCGTGATTGTCGACGGACATCCCGAAATTTTCCCCATTAACTTTGCCGTCGACCACGGCACGGTGGTTTTCCGCACCGCGGCGGGAACCAAACTGGCCGGCGCACTCTCGGGCAACCCGGTTGCGTTCGAAATTGACGGTTACGATGACACGCTGTCCTCCGCCTGGAGCGTGGTGCTCAAGGGCGGCGCCACCCTGCTCGACGACTTCTCGGAGATCATGGACTCCGAAGAACTCGCGCTCTTTCCGTGGCAGTCGGGGACGAGAAACGCGTTTGTCCGCATTGAACCGGAGGTCACCACCGGCCGCCGGTTCCTTATCTCCAATGCGGCCCGCCGCAATGTGCTGCGTGGAATGGGGCTTTACACGGAGTAGTCCACTCCTGGAAAGCAGAAGAGGCGCCGCACCTTGTGGGTGCGGCGCCTCTTCTCAGCTGTGGCTATGCCTTAGCGGGAACGGCGTTCGTTCGACGCCGGTGCCGTTGCGCGGCGGGGACCGGCGGCACGTGCCGGACGGCCGGAGGCTGCACCGGCGGCGCCCCGGGAGGCTCCGCCTGCACGCTGGCCGCTGCCGGCGCCCTCGGCGCGCTGGCCGGTTGCCGGGCGGCGGTTGCGGCCGGATGCGGTGGCCGCTGAGGCGCTGTTGCGGCGGCCGTCAGAGGACCGGGCCGGACGCTGCGTACGCACGTCGTCGACGGCACGGTCATTGCGTTCGCTGCGTTCCATGCGGTCGGGGCGTTCAGCCGAAACGCGTCCGCGTCCGCCTGTACCGCCGCGTCCGCCGGCGCGGGGAGCACCTGTGCTGCGGGCAGCACGCTTGCGCTGGGCGTTGGCGCCGGTGGAGCGCCCGCCGCCCTGCTGCGGGGACTTGGCGGCAAGCTGCGCTGCACGGACATGCGGTTCCACGATGGCCGCGCGTTCGCCAATGAGCTTGGCGATCGACGGCGAGTTGTGGCTGACCTTCTCGATGGAAACGTCGACGCCGGCAGCCTTCATCAGCTTCGACACCTCGCTCTTCTGCTCCGGAAGGGTCAGCGTCACGACGGTTCCGCTGGAACCGGCGCGGGCTGTACGGCCTGAGCGGTGCAGGTATGCCTTGTGTTCCGTGGGCGGGTCGATGTGGACGACCAGCTCGACGTCGTCCACGTGCACGCCGCGGGCGGCGACGTCGGTGGCCACCAGGACGCGGACGTCGCCCGAAGCGAACTCCGCCAGGTTGCGGTCACGGGCATTCTGGGACAGGTTGCCGTGCAGGTCCACCGTGGGGATGCCGTTGTCCGTGAGGAACTGGGCCATCTTGCGGGCGTGGTGCTTGGTGCGCATGAACATGATGCGGCGGCCCTGGCCACCGGCCAGTTCCTTGACCAGCAGCTTCTTGGCCGTCTGGTCCTGGACCAGCAGCACGTGGTGCTCCATGGTGGACACCGCTGCCTGCGGCTCATCCACGGAGTGCGTCAGCGGGTTGGACAGGTAGCGGCGGACCAGCTTGTCGACGCCGTTGTCCAGGGTGGCGGAGAACAGCATCCGCTGGCCCTTTTCCGGAGTGCGGTCCAGCAGGCGCTGGACAACCGGCAGGAAGCCGAGGTCGGCCATGTGGTCGGCCTCGTCCAGCACGGTGATCTCGACGGACTCGAGGCTGATGACCTTCTGCTTCATCAGGTCTTCGAGGCGGCCGGGGCAGGCGATGACGATGTCGACGCCGGCCTTGAGTGCCTTTTCCTGACGCTGCTGGGACACGCCGCCGTAGATCACGGTGGTGTTCAGGCCCAGCTCCTTGGCCAGGGGCTCAATCACGTTGTTGATCTGCGTGGCCAGCTCGCGGGTCGGCGCCAGGACCAGGCCCAGCGGGCGGTTCGGGCGGCGGCGGTAGGCGGCTTCATTCTCGGCCAGACGTGCAACCAGCGGAAGGGAGAACGCCAGCGTCTTGCCGGAACCGGTGCGGCCGCGGCCCAGGACGTCACGGCCCTTAAGAGTGTCCGGAAGGGTTTCCACCTGAATGGGGAAGGCCTCGTCAATTCCGGCGGCGGCGAGGGAGGAAACAAGTGCCTTGGGCACACCAAGGGCAGCAAAAGTGGTCATTAAAGACAGGCAACTTTCGGTAAGAGGCCCCCAACGCCGTTTGGGCCGGGGGTTCGCCGAAGAAAAGTCAGACAGTGTCTACCGCACTGAAGCGGGACAAAAGAAAGCGTTCATCGACGCAGGCTGGACTGCTTACACACACTGTTGAAACCTTGGATTTTAAGCATGGTTCAACAGTGGCAGGACCAACATCTGCCTCCAGTTTACCGTAATGCGGAATCTTTCCTAATCGGGGGCTGCACCGGCGGTGAAATCCGGGGCCGTGCCAGCCGATAGCATTAACAGTGATGACTACTGAACCAGCCCTGCCCGACGCCGCCGAAACCGGGCCGGCGGATCCCGCTGCCGGCACCGACGAGGAGCAGCATTTCCGCTCTCCGGTGTCCTTTGTCCGGCGCGGCTCGCGCCTGCAGGGCCGTCGCCAGCAGGCCTGGGATGAACTCTCCGAACGCTTCGTGGTGGATGTCCCGCGTGATGAGGCCGACACCTCGGTGCACCCCGGATACGTGTTCGACGCCGCCGCCGAGTTCGGGCGCACCGCTCCCCTCGTCGTCGAAATCGGCTCGGGCCTGGGCGAAGCCGTTGCGCATGCCGCCGAGCAGAATCCCGAGAAGGACTTCCTCGCCGTGGAGGTCTATCTCCCGGGCCTGGCGCAGACCCTGCAGCGGATTGGGCAGAAGGGCCTGACCAATATCCGCGTGGTCCAGGCGAATGCCCCGGAGGTGCTGACCAGCATGCTCCCGGCCGGGTCCGTGGCGGAGGTTTGGGTGTTCTTCCCCGACCCCTGGCACAAGACCCGGCATCACAAGCGCCGCCTGGTCAAGGAATCCTTCGCCGAGCTGGTGGCCCGGGTGCTGGTACCCGGTGGCACCTGGCGCCTGGCAACGGACTGGTCCGACTACGCCGTACAGATGCGCGAAGTGCTGGATGCTTCGGCCCGGTTCGAGAATCTGCACACCGGCGAACGTGCCGGTGACGAAAGCCCGCTGACCCGCGTGCACCGGGAGGGCCTGGAGAACAAGGCCCCGGAAGACGACGTCGATACCCGCGGCGGCTGGGCCCCCCGCTTCGAGGGCCGGACCCTGACCAGCTTCGAGAACAAGGCCCACGAGGGCGGCCGACTGATTTTTGACCTTGCTTACCGAAGGATCTAAGAACCATGACTGAACCGAACGACGCACGCGTCGGCCTCTACATCGACTTCGACAACATTGTCATCTCGCGCTATCAGCAGTTGCATGGCCGCAACGCGTTCCAGCGTGACGGGATCCGGAATTTCGACCGGACGAACCGCGAGGCCGATCCCGAAGTTGCCGCCAAGCTCACTGCAGCGACGGTGGACTTCAACGCCATTATCGATTTCGCCGCTTCCTTCGGCACCCTGGTGGTTAACCGCGCCTATGCCGACTGGTCGGTACCGGTGAACGCGAGTTACCAGCGCCAGCTGATGTCCCGGGCAGTGGACCTTACGCAGCTGTTCACCACCACGACGCGCGGAACCAAGAACGGGGCGGACATCCGCCTCGCCGTGGACGTAGTCGAAGACCTCTTCCGCCTGCCCGACCTGACCCACGTCATCATCGTCGCCGGCGACAGCGACTACATTGCCCTCGCGCAGAAGTCCAAGCGGCTCGGCCGCTTCGTCGTCGGCATCGGCGTTGCCGGGTCAACCAGCACTTCCCTCGCTGCGGCCTGCGACGAATTCGAGGATTACGACTCGCTTCCCGGGATTGAAGCCGCAGCCGCCGCTCCGGCCGCGGCGGATACTGCCGCCAAAAAGACTGCGGCACCGACGGATTCGCAGCCCGATCCGGCTCCAGCCCGCAGGCTCACCACCGTCCCCATGTTCTCGCACACGGGACAGGCCGGGTTTGAGGAGCCGGAGCCCGCCGACGACGTCGACCCGGGTGTCCTCGCGACGGAACTCCTCGTGCGGGCCCTGCAGATCGGCCACGCGAAGGGCGACGCCGACGAGTGGCTCAACACGGGCACGGTCAAGAACCAGATGCGCCGGATGGACCCGGCCTTCAACGAGAAGCCGCTGGGCTTCCGGTCCTTCACCGACTTCCTCTCCTCGCACGGCGACCTGGTGGAGCTGGACGACGACGGGCCGCAGCGCCTCATCCGCCTTCGCCCGGGTGCCGACGCCCGGCGCTGAGCAGCAGGAACCCGGGGGCCGGTGGACGCCGCCGGCCCGTCTGCGTGCACGGGGACCCACTAAGTGGTGCTGCTGTTACAGCTGAGGTCCCGGACGGCAACAGGAACCCCACCGGGTGGGATGCTGTGCCGCAACCGGCGGGTCAGTGCGCCGGGCGGAGGATGCCGCCGCTTCTGTTGACAGGTACAACGCCGCGTCACGAGCATGGTGCCTGTCACCGTCACCCAGTGCCGCAACCAACGGGAGGGCACCATGGCCGGCCGCGTTTCCATCGATCTTTTTATGACCCTCGACGGCGTCGCCCAGGCTCCGGGCGGCCCGGAGGAAGACCCGGAGGCCGGCTTCGCCTACGGTGGCTGGCAGGCTCCCCTGTTCGACGAAACCGTGGGAGCGCAGGTGGACGAGGGCATCTCCTCCATGGACGCACTGCTGCTGGGCCGGAAGACCTACGACATCTTCGCCGACTACTGGCCTCACCAGCTGGACGGTGGCAACTCCGACATTGCACGCAAGTTTGACTCCATCCCCAAATACGTCGTGTCCCGGGGAACCCCGGATCTGGGCCGATGGCGGGACTCGCACCACCTCGAGGGGGACCTGGCGGACGCGGTGGCAGGCTTACGGGCGCGACACCAGGACGTCCACGTCATCGGGAGCATCGATTTCGCCCGCACCCTGGTGGCGGGCGGTATGTTCGACTCCCTGAACCTGTGGGTGTATCCCGTAGTTCTCGGCCCCGGGAAGCGCCTGTTTCCTCCGGACGGGCCGCCCGCGGAACTGAAACTGCTCGAAGCTTCAGCCGCTTCGGAAAATGGAGCCGTGCTCCTGCGCTACGGCTGGGCGGGACCGGCCCCCGCAACCGGAGTCATGGGGTCCTGACCGGGGCTGCACGCGACGTTATGCGGTCCTGCTGCGGCGGAGGACAACGGCATCTCCCACCCGCAGCATTCCGGTCCGCACTACGTGCGCCTGCAGACCGAACTCCGCGGAGTGGGAACTGCCGAGCAGCTTGAGGGCTTTGGTTTCCGCCGGGACACCCGCCTGCGCCTGGTCGATCATCACGCAGCGTGGCATCCCCTCCCCCAGACGCAGAACAACCTCGCCTCCGAGGACCAGTTCGGCGCCCACCCAGTCGTCCTCGCAGAACGCCGGCTGGGAACCGGTGTCGATCACGATGTTGGCGCGGAAGCGGCGGTCATCCACCGCACCACCGGCCAGGTCCTCGAGAGCAGTCAGTGAGGATGTTGTCACCAGGTGCAGGGGCGTCTCGTCGTGGTGTCCGGCACCGGTTTCGGCCCGCAGGGTCAGTTCCCGGCCGAAGGCTGCGCTCAGCGCCCGCGAGGCGGCCGGATCATCGACTCGATACCGATGGCCCTCGGGGCTCAGCAGCAGCGGTACGCCGCCGTTGTCATCAAGGAAGTTGTTCTCACCAAGGATGTTGTTGTCCTCGACCACGGAGGACCACTGCATCAGCCCGGGGACCGGGCGGAACCGCCGGGTCCGCTTGCCGCTGGCGATGCCGCCGTCGCCGGTGTAAACCGCCCACCGGCGGTCATGCTGCAATCCCGTGCCGGTCACGGCGGACGCGCGCACCGCCTGGCCCGCGGTGGACTTGACCGGATAGCGGTACAGCGCCTGGACCTGGCCTACCGGGGTTTCCTCGTATGGCATCCCGGCATTGTGTCACAAGGACACCAGCGGCCGGCGCTTAGAGTGACTGCACGTAGTCGTCGTCGGCGTAGTTCCGCTCGGCGGACTTGCCGGCGGGAAGGGCGCGCAGCCTGCTCCGGCGCTCCATCAGCGAGACCAGGCCCAGCTGCTGAACGGCTGTCGCGGCGGCCGGCGGGCGCTGCCCGCGGCTGAGGGTGACGACGTCGCCGGCGAGCCCGGCAGCGAAGACGCGGCTGCGGTCCGGGGCACGCCGTTGCGCCTCGTCCAGTTGGGTGGAGAGTTCCACAACCCGCTGGCGCAGGCCGGTGACTTGGTTCTGCAGCTCCATGATCCGCTTGATGCCTTCGAGGGAAACGCCCTCCTG
Encoded proteins:
- the clpB gene encoding ATP-dependent chaperone ClpB, coding for MDTKFTNKSQEALSAAAMNANTAGNPQIEPAHLLKALMDQRQGVAVALLKAAGINVDTVSAAASTAIHQLPSSSGSSVAQPQFSRPLLQVINAAQQEAEKLGDAFVSTEHLLLGLSLDNGPAGKALRDNNAGHDALSAVLPSVRGDRKVTNADPENTFQALEKFSTDLTEMARSGKLDPVIGRDAEIRRVIQVLSRRTKNNPVLIGEPGVGKTAVVEGLAQRIVAGDVPESLNGKTLLSLDLGSMVAGAKYRGEFEERFKAVLEEISSAEGQIVTFIDELHTVVGAGAAEGSMDAGNMLKPMLARGELRLIGATTLDEYRENIEKDAALERRFQQVYVGEPSVPDTIGILRGLKERYEAHHKVAIADSALVAAATLSNRYITGRQLPDKAIDLVDEAASRLRMEIDSAPEEIDELRRAVDRLTMEELALANETDEASMERLAVLREDMANKKEQLSALNARWEAEKAGLNRVGDLKAKIDELRSEAEKFQRDGDLTEASRILYGEIPALQKELEAAQQAEENSFGEETRELMVSEEVTADDIAEVVSAWTGIPSGRMLQGESQKLLDMEAAIGSRLIGQSKAVAAVSDAVRRSRAGVSDPDRPTGSFLFLGPTGVGKTELAKALADFLFDDERAMVRIDMSEYSEKHAVSRLVGAPPGYVGYEEGGQLTEAVRRRPYSVILLDEVEKAHPDVFDILLQVLDDGRLTDGQGRTVDFRNVILILTSNLGSQFLVDPGLTEEQKRESVMSMVNANFKPEFLNRLDDVILFDPLSLEDLTRIVDIQVRALANRLHERRLVLDVTDAAREWLGLTGYDPAYGARPLRRLVQREIGDQLARGILAGKISDGDTVRVDRPSDGLDGDGLVAEPGLTVAAVA
- a CDS encoding SRPBCC domain-containing protein gives rise to the protein MSDLDIILEKTVRSYGRRQIQAGHALMIVMERDIPHPIGEVWSALADPEQLRQWVADPEGDLRRGGTYTLPDGSHGTILRCDGPRLLTVSWAREGSSVAEVEFHLTGEDGFTRFELRYASVRKGFAVTAAPGAGLWTGGAGWEYFLDVLEEYLAGTIPDEPQGIRFEIEAEGPLAQLFEARNERWLRTAHDFDQEHIP
- a CDS encoding penicillin-binding transpeptidase domain-containing protein, with product MGKNRTSVSVLAVAALALTLVSCSGDKPSPDDAAADLAQGLSQMDVSASAFTAGTPAEVNAELEQLLADMGPLRPEVTVAGVNEDEDDDSAATARLAYAWDVNSDSRPDWSYESSAQLRRGEDDQWLVEWAPSVVFDSLADGDRLVRSTTPGDRADILDRNGEPLMNARPVLRIGINKPDLSEEQYASSSAALAELVGLDPADYTAKVQASGPEAFVEAIVQREEAEGPATPAAVEAIPGALSLPAQRILAPTRGFARALLGTVGEATAELVEESEGRVSAGDQTGLSGLQRQYNSQLQGSPGVTVTVDNEAGTKETVHSSDPQTGTDLQTTLNPKLQQLAEEVLEQEPSASAIVAIQPSTGEILTVANGPGSEGQQTALLGQYPPGSTFKTATALAMLRNGTTPASTVECPSELNVDGRKFNNVPGYPAEATGSIPLRTAFANSCNTAFLNAQGTVSQQSLSAAAGDLGIGVDASIGTDAFLGSVPAEAEGTEHAASLIGQGQVLVSPLAMAVAGASIGKGERVSPTLIRESTPPAPAGGSASAAPTASTSESTAPVPGNLTAEEAASLREMMRAVVAEGGVQMLLGVPGEPVLAKTGTAEFGSQTPPETHAWVLAIQGDLAVAVFVEQGERGSTSGGPLMKAFLEGAQG
- a CDS encoding YccF domain-containing protein, whose protein sequence is MKAILNVIWLLFGGIWLALGYALAGVVCCLLIVTIPFGIASFRIANYALWPFGRTVVDRGGFTGPLSLLGNIIWLLLAGIWIAIGHVLTAIPMFVSIVGIPLGIANLKMLPISLMPLGKVIVPTDTWQITPYAGNAYRQPGYQGRVAPQQQWPS
- a CDS encoding pyridoxamine 5'-phosphate oxidase family protein; this translates as MPISDENPADHLTSSQCWTYVRQAKFGRLAVIVDGHPEIFPINFAVDHGTVVFRTAAGTKLAGALSGNPVAFEIDGYDDTLSSAWSVVLKGGATLLDDFSEIMDSEELALFPWQSGTRNAFVRIEPEVTTGRRFLISNAARRNVLRGMGLYTE
- a CDS encoding DEAD/DEAH box helicase yields the protein MTTFAALGVPKALVSSLAAAGIDEAFPIQVETLPDTLKGRDVLGRGRTGSGKTLAFSLPLVARLAENEAAYRRRPNRPLGLVLAPTRELATQINNVIEPLAKELGLNTTVIYGGVSQQRQEKALKAGVDIVIACPGRLEDLMKQKVISLESVEITVLDEADHMADLGFLPVVQRLLDRTPEKGQRMLFSATLDNGVDKLVRRYLSNPLTHSVDEPQAAVSTMEHHVLLVQDQTAKKLLVKELAGGQGRRIMFMRTKHHARKMAQFLTDNGIPTVDLHGNLSQNARDRNLAEFASGDVRVLVATDVAARGVHVDDVELVVHIDPPTEHKAYLHRSGRTARAGSSGTVVTLTLPEQKSEVSKLMKAAGVDVSIEKVSHNSPSIAKLIGERAAIVEPHVRAAQLAAKSPQQGGGRSTGANAQRKRAARSTGAPRAGGRGGTGGRGRVSAERPDRMERSERNDRAVDDVRTQRPARSSDGRRNSASAATASGRNRRPATGQRAEGAGSGQRAGGASRGAAGAASGRPARAAGPRRATAPASNERRSR